From the Brachyhypopomus gauderio isolate BG-103 chromosome 5, BGAUD_0.2, whole genome shotgun sequence genome, one window contains:
- the LOC143514329 gene encoding uncharacterized protein LOC143514329: MDHALYVVQTPHEDNEDTLIHPDFTYKLSEAELVKFVRLRAANDALFTGKRNTSVIAWRAILKEMGIQRRMSTSQARKKWENLKKKYKEMKNPPPGVSINPTNWQWFSLMEDAMEGRLNDSEVLLSTSSIGDDGDYRPDKPRKRTRDPYHSEMELLVDGDDTALSGETAQDRADTSSERDDAEQERSLLDRAALETERLVMERERMVMDRERAGLERELASLDRERASLEREKAAVERDRASVEHERAQLEKERAQMDWDRARLERDRAALERDRAAPETRRRGSGNDGSRGTEHLADVDMEPASIERRQKFLDLFEKLIENF; the protein is encoded by the exons ATGGATCACGCTTTATATGTGGTACAAACACCACATGAAGACAACGAAGATACCTTAATACACCCAGATTTCACATATAAGT TGTCTGAAGCCGAGTTGGTTAAGTTTGTGAGGTTACGTGCAGCCAACGATGCTCTCTTTACAGGAAAGAGAAACACTTCAGTCATTGCTTGGAG GGCCATCTTGAAGGAGATGGGCATCCAGAGAAGGATGTCCACTAGTCAGGCGAGAAAGAAATGGGAAAATCTCAAGAAGAAATACAAG GAAATGAAGAATCCTCCACCAGGCGTCTCCATCAACCCCACTAACTGGCAGTGGTTCTCGCTAATGGAGGACGCAATGGAAGGCAGACTGAACGACAGCGAAGTGCTTTTGTCTACGTCGTCCATCGGTGATGACGGCGACTACCGCCCCGACAAACCTCGCAAGCGGACACGAGACCCGTACCACAGCGAGATGGAACTCCTCGTGGATGGTGACGACACCGCACTGTCTGGCGAAACGGCGCAGGACCGCGCGGACACCAGCAGCGAGCGCGATGACGCAGAGCAGGAGCGATCCCTGCTGGACAGGGCAGCTCTGGAGACCGAGCggttggtgatggagagagagcggATGGTGATGGACCGGGAGCGGGCGGGGCTAGAGAGGGAGCTCGCCTCGCTCGACCGCGAGAGAGCGTCCCTGGAGAGGGAGAAGGCGGCCGTAGAGAGGGACAGGGCGTCTGTCGAGCACGAGCGCGCACAGCTGGAAAAAGAGCGGGCGCAAATGGACTGGGACAGGGCCAGGTTGGAGCGGGACAGGGCCGCCCTGGAGCGGGACAGGGCCGCCCCGGAGACACGACGCAGGGGCAGCGGGAACGACGGTTCCCGAGGAACCGAACATCTGGCAGACGTGGACATGGAACCTGCATCAATAGAGAGGAGGCAAAAATTCCTCGATTTGTTTGAAAAGCTCATTGAGAACTTTTGA